One segment of Haemophilus influenzae DNA contains the following:
- a CDS encoding Zn-dependent hydrolase, protein MSINLNRVQNLIEKLAFISSVPNELTRLAFTEEDEKAHNMIIELCKEYDLSIRRDSIGNLFIRKAGKEDFLPAVAFGSHIDTVVNAGKFDGPLGSVAGLEILLQLCEQNIQTRYPLELIIFTCEESSRFNFATLGSKVMCGIVNQEKLSLLRDKQGKGLSEAMAEVGMNFNLINQAKRDAKEFKCFFELHIEQGPRLENEGKTIGVVTGIAAPIRAIVKIKGQADHSGATAMHYRHDALLGGAELSLAIEQSAIQAGHSTVATVGNITAKPGVMNVVPGYCELLVDIRGTHVQARDSVFELLQEEVSKVSEKRGLLIELQLISKDNPIVLPENMVNQIAETAHSLGYSYEIMPSGAGHDAMHMATLCPTGMIFVPSHFGISHNPLEFTDWKDIEAGINVLQKVILEQAEVC, encoded by the coding sequence ATGTCAATTAATCTTAATCGTGTTCAAAATTTAATTGAAAAACTGGCTTTTATTTCATCAGTACCAAACGAGCTGACTCGCTTAGCTTTTACAGAGGAGGATGAAAAGGCCCATAATATGATTATTGAATTATGTAAAGAATATGATTTATCTATTCGTCGAGATTCAATTGGAAATCTTTTTATTCGTAAGGCAGGTAAAGAAGATTTTTTACCTGCAGTTGCATTCGGATCGCATATTGATACTGTTGTGAATGCGGGTAAATTTGATGGTCCTTTGGGATCTGTTGCTGGGTTGGAAATTCTTTTGCAATTGTGTGAACAGAATATTCAGACTCGTTATCCTTTAGAATTGATAATTTTTACTTGTGAAGAATCGAGTAGATTTAATTTTGCTACATTGGGTAGTAAAGTTATGTGTGGCATAGTAAATCAAGAAAAATTAAGTTTGTTACGTGATAAACAAGGAAAGGGTTTATCAGAAGCTATGGCTGAAGTAGGAATGAATTTTAATTTGATTAATCAAGCAAAACGTGATGCAAAGGAATTTAAATGTTTTTTTGAACTTCATATAGAACAAGGCCCTCGTTTAGAGAATGAAGGAAAAACAATAGGTGTTGTGACAGGTATTGCTGCTCCAATTCGTGCAATTGTTAAAATTAAAGGACAAGCGGATCATTCAGGAGCAACAGCAATGCATTATCGTCATGATGCATTGTTAGGAGGAGCTGAATTATCACTTGCTATTGAGCAATCGGCTATTCAAGCTGGACATTCTACAGTAGCTACTGTAGGTAATATTACAGCTAAACCAGGAGTAATGAATGTTGTGCCAGGATATTGTGAATTATTAGTAGATATTCGAGGTACACATGTACAAGCTAGAGATTCTGTATTTGAATTATTACAAGAGGAAGTTAGTAAAGTTTCAGAAAAAAGAGGATTATTAATTGAGTTGCAACTTATTTCAAAAGATAATCCAATAGTATTACCTGAAAATATGGTAAACCAAATAGCTGAAACTGCACATTCCCTTGGTTATTCTTACGAAATAATGCCAAGTGGTGCTGGACATGATGCAATGCATATGGCAACACTTTGTCCGACAGGTATGATTTTTGTTCCATCTCATTTTGGAATTAGTCATAACCCTCTTGAATTTACAGATTGGAAAGATATAGAGGCAGGAATTAATGTTTTACAAAAAGTTATATTAGAACAGGCTGAAGTTTGTTAA